The segment CACGGTCGAGGGCAGGTCGGCTTGGCATGAACCGCTAACGCACGCGCCACGCGTGTCGACGCCATTGCCCCACACACACGCAAATACGGAAGCACGCAAGTATGCACACAAgcacacgcacacacacacacacgctgGGCGTTCTTCCATTGCCCACCCATGCgttcattccattttttttaaaatcgtcCACATGGATGTGCAAGTCGATATGAAGAAGTCGATATGACGAAGTCGATATGACGAAGTCGATATGCCCAAGTCGATATGCCCAAGTCCATGTGCCCAAGTCCATGTGCCCAAGTCGATATGCCAAAATCCATATGCATGTCCAAGTGTGCACCCCTACGTGCGTGCGAACGTTTCTGGCagtcttcaaattttttgtgtgcaagtGCGAGGGCGACGCCCACCACGCCCGCGCGTGGGGCCCTCCCGCAGATTTGCTGTCACAGTTATTGTTGCAGTTATTGTTGCAGTTATTGCTACAGTTATTGCGACAGTTATTGTTActgttattttattgttacagttattttattgttacagttattttattgttaatttttttttttttcctgcgaaGCTTGTTGCAGCAAGCTGGAAGGAGTGGGGAGAGACAAAGCACCCATAGGTGTTGTACGTACAAGTGGTACACAcaaggagtgaaaaaaaaaaactcttaaAAATTCTGACGAAATAGTGCAcggtaccattttttttgctattgttgctgttgttgttgctgccgttgttgttgctgttgttgGCGGTGGTGTGGGGGGGCTTCCCCCGCtcaggggaggaagaagaccaGGGTGGAGGCGACGCACAGGGAGACGACGAACAGGGAGAGCTTCCAACAGGTGGCGCAACTCCTGTAGAAGTTATTCTTCCTGGAGGGGTCATTAAGGCCGGAGAGTTTCGAGTAGGGCTTTGAGGAGGCACCCCTTTTGGTTGGTGGTGGTTCCCTATCGGATTGCTTAAACTTAGGGAGTTCCTTACTCTCCTTTGGTTGAGCGTTGTTGTTCAtgtcctcttcctcctcactgtcgtttttgtaattttttggaagcTCAATAACTTTGCGGGAGTGAATAACCTcagaagaaatattttccgtAGTGATAATGAAATCTATTTGGTTGTAGGTGTCCGTaccttcacttttttttgtattacaTACACACTTGAAGTAGAGATATTTAATACTTTTCTGTTCGAGGATAGAGTTGAAATACCTGTAGACAACGAACCTGGTTTCACTTATGTAGAGGTTATTCTCATAGGGTAGCTTCTTCTTTGTGTAGCTGTACAGGAAGGGGACCTTTTGGGGGAAGATTGAATGAATATGAAAGGATTTATTGGAGTGATCCACTAGGGTTAGAGTACATGGAGGGGCCGTAATCTCCAAATGAGTTTCACACACCATCCCTATGTAGTTAGTCTCGTTAAATTCATTAAGCAAGAATTTCACATTCTCCTGATAGtgcttaaaatatttgtagGTGATATcaaaagatgaagaaaaatttattcccaaaattttttttattgggttcatatttttttgcacccttAGATATGCAACCTTTGTCCTTCCCTCCTCGTGTCTATTCATAAATACAATTTGGGCGGTTCTACTGCTGGGGATTGTACTAGGGATAAGAATAACTACTTTGTTGGTGGTTACTTGAACGAGCTCGTTAATGTTCGATGTGCTAAGTAGGTTGTGTAGAGAAATATGGACCCCGTTGTAAATCACTCGGGATGCATTCACGAATTCTTTATCCATCTCCCAATCTTCTTCATCAAAATGAATCActattttgcttcttccctggATAATGAAATCACATAAATCTCCTGATGCAATATCACATGTATCCTCCTTGTAGGAACTCTTCAACGTGAGAGAaattttcagtttttcctttttctccttgtgaGAGAATATGCAAGTACTCTCCTTCACATTGGTATGGTCTATTATATATcgataaaatagaaaagtaaaaatggagatattTTCTTGTTCTACTTGATCTCTCTCTAAATAATACAAGGTTGTTTTATCATTATCATACATCTCGTTGGAGACAAAGCAGGTGGATTCCTGTATGTCGTATTGTGCTGGCACCACAATGTTGAAGCTGATTTCATCCTCGTTTTCCGGGTTCACGTCTATGTTTTCCATGTCGATGTGGCACTGCAGGTTGGTGAAGGTGCTGGCCACGTACAGGCTGCCGCCCACGCGGAACTCGCACCCGGCGCCCTTCTCGTGCAGgttctgcggggggggggaagcgaaatGGGGCGAACATGTCACGCGAATAGTGGGACAGGTAAGCAGTGGGACAGGGCGCGCTAACTAAGTAGTGGGACCGTGCGCACTAACTAAGTAGTGGGACAGGGCACACTAACTAAATAGTGGGACCGCGCACTCACCTCGAAAATGCGATACAACTGGGGGCCCAGGGGGGCGAAGGGGCCCCGCTGGTAAGCCACCACCAAGGAAGTCCCCCGGTGAAAGAGTGACACGTGCGAGCAGGGAGAATCCGAAATGGGCATCTCGATCTCGCTGTTCATGCTAACCGAGTTGAACGACCAACCGATGTAACACCGGTCCTTCATCTCGTACACGATACTCTGAAACATGCGATTGCGCAAGACACCCCTATATTGAATGCTTTCCGTTTCTTTAAGTGGCTTAGTGAGGATATCACATGTGTATTCCTTCTCAGTCCCTTTGATGCATCTCAACTCGTAATCATTGTCTTGTATAACATCATCGTACAGGTTGAAGTAGACATACTCCTGATTAAACTCCACCTGCATTTTGTAACTCCCCATGGGGATCTTATTTTTTAGGATAAACTCGATTGCGTTTTCATCCTTCATTGTCAGTCCGTAATCGAAAGAGAAGGAGCAAAGGATGTTGTTGCTTCTGTTCATACCACAAACAGCAACcgattttctatttttaaacaagTATGTCACTCTAGTTGTCACATTCGCCATCTGTACGATCTCATAGTTGATACTTATTTTGTACGTTTCAGTGGATGGCTCTTTGTAGTTATTAAAAACGGTTACTCGTATTTTCTCATCGAACGAATAAATGAGAACGAGTTTCTCGGAGATATAATCATCAATAAAGGTAtacatgtttattttttgctttgtcAGTAGGACCTCTGTTGCAGGTTCCCATTTCAGGTCTTCTGCGTTGTAAGTCCGAAGCACTAAACCGTAGGAATCTCCTTCCCCcacgaagaagcagaagtagAGTGGGTTCTCCCTGAGAAGGCTTATAAACCCACTATGTTCGCATTCGTATGGAGTTTCTACGAATagctctccttcttcctttagTGATGGTGCGAACTTTGACAAGTGCTTCGCCTGCGTGAGTAACCCCTCGCCCAACAGCGCGAGCCACCACAGGGCACACGTGAGAAGTTTCATCGGGGTGCAACACGAACTGATTCATGGAAGGGATTGTGATGCGCCTGCATGAGTGTTTCATCCGCGCAAGGGGGGGGCTATCCCGAACGAGGGAAggggcaacaaaaaaatggaggttCTTCAGTGGTGCGTCTGCTTTTCCAGGTTGGGAGCCACAacagcgaagaaaaaaaaaaaaaacagacacGTACAAATACGACGAGGCGAATCGGTCAAGCAATGCTAAAAGGGGGTCGTTGCACATGTACAGCAGTTTGGTGAGGAGGTTTCATTCCATAACTCTTCGCGACATGGTTGTGTCCGGGCGACTGATACATGTTTGGAGCAATTTTCATAGCGGAGGGGCAGACGTCTGCAGGGAGAATTATGCAGGAAGACGTACGCAGGAAGATGTACTCGGACAAACGTACGCAGACAAGCGTGCTCGGACAAACGTACTCACACAAATGCGCACGCAAAGACGCTTATACTTTCACGCTGGGGCAGAGGGGACCCTGCTGCGGCAAGGCAAACTGGGGGCGGACAAGCGCGACTGCCTCGTGAGCAGACGTGTAGACAAGAGAGCAGATAATCAGGCGAGTGGTCTCATTACGTTGGCGCCTATCAAGCCTACTGGAACTGTTCTGTTGTGTTGCTCTTTCgattttttactctttttttctcttttttttggggaggcAAGAGTGTAGAGCTTGTACAGCCATGCATgagttgttaattttttttttttttttttttttttttttgagccaaggtgcatgcattttttttttttttcttctctctctCACCATTGCTCGTGTTCGCATGCGGGGggagaacaaaaagaagaagcgacAGAACGGAACGCGCAAAGGAGGACAATGCAGAGTGACGAAGGAAGGAGTTCCCCTTATGGGCATGcgttgtttgtttgtttgtttgtttgtctgttcttttttttttttttttttttttctgatcgTCCCACTGCCCAAGTCTGACACAGACGTACACACGAAGTTTACAGCTGTGCAGCTGTGGGGGCATTGGTGTCAAACTAGAGACGGCCCATGCGTAGAAGTAGCAAACGTTGCCGTTTCTACACaacgggggggagagaatgtggactttctttttaataagGGGAGACTGGGCCCACTGAAATGATCCCCGTTTGGGGAGTCTCCCTCGGATCGGGCATGTTCACCTCGTTGGAATTACGTGCGTGTGTGCAGCTCAGCTCCTTCGCCTTTTGCTTCAGATTTGGAGGTTCCATTTGGAGGTTCCATTTGGAGGTTCCCTTTGGAGGTTCCATTTGGTGGATCCATTTGGTGGATCCTTTTGGTGGATCCTTTTGgtagttccttttttttttgttctttccttctccatAATCCCCGCcataatgacaaaaaaaaattaactgcaTGCACACGTGGAGGTTTCATTCCTGCGCAGAGAGCGTGAACTACGGCTCATCTAGCGAGGTTGCAAAACTGAGGAGGCTTCTTCTGCCGCAGGGTGGGCAGTCCAACTGAGCACCTCCCCCGCTTTCCCTCCCCTCTCACTCTGCAGCAGAAGGGATCACCAGTCTACCCAACTCAGAACAGCGCACGTGTGTATACAATGAAGGAACCATTTTTCTCACCCCTGCCGTTTTGTCGCCTCTTAAAATGGTAACCCCCTGGGGGAAGAGGCCCCCCATTTGGACAtcatccattttgaagaCCCATTTGGAAATCATCCATTTTGAATACCCATTTGGAAAtcatccattttgaagaCCCACTTTGGAGACCCACTTTGAGGGTAGAGCTCGTGGCGCTGCGGCTGGCAACGCTGGGGGAGGACTAATTGCTGAGTCAGCTCGCGTGGTGCCTGTAACATCGCgccgcattttttttttccaagttggCGTGTAATTCGTGCGTCCC is part of the Plasmodium cynomolgi strain B DNA, chromosome 8, whole genome shotgun sequence genome and harbors:
- a CDS encoding hypothetical protein (putative), whose protein sequence is MKLLTCALWWLALLGEGLLTQAKHLSKFAPSLKEEGELFVETPYECEHSGFISLLRENPLYFCFFVGEGDSYGLVLRTYNAEDLKWEPATEVLLTKQKINMYTFIDDYISEKLVLIYSFDEKIRVTVFNNYKEPSTETYKISINYEIVQMANVTTRVTYLFKNRKSVAVCGMNRSNNILCSFSFDYGLTMKDENAIEFILKNKIPMGSYKMQVEFNQEYVYFNLYDDVIQDNDYELRCIKGTEKEYTCDILTKPLKETESIQYRGVLRNRMFQSIVYEMKDRCYIGWSFNSVSMNSEIEMPISDSPCSHVSLFHRGTSLVVAYQRGPFAPLGPQLYRIFENLHEKGAGCEFRVGGSLYVASTFTNLQCHIDMENIDVNPENEDEISFNIVVPAQYDIQESTCFVSNEMYDNDKTTLYYLERDQVEQENISIFTFLFYRYIIDHTNVKESTCIFSHKEKKEKLKISLTLKSSYKEDTCDIASGDLCDFIIQGRSKIVIHFDEEDWEMDKEFVNASRVIYNGVHISLHNLLSTSNINELVQVTTNKVVILIPSTIPSSRTAQIVFMNRHEEGRTKVAYLRVQKNMNPIKKILGINFSSSFDITYKYFKHYQENVKFLLNEFNETNYIGMVCETHLEITAPPCTLTLVDHSNKSFHIHSIFPQKVPFLYSYTKKKLPYENNLYISETRFVVYRYFNSILEQKSIKYLYFKCVCNTKKSEGTDTYNQIDFIITTENISSEVIHSRKVIELPKNYKNDSEEEEDMNNNAQPKESKELPKFKQSDREPPPTKRGASSKPYSKLSGLNDPSRKNNFYRSCAT